The Capricornis sumatraensis isolate serow.1 chromosome 15, serow.2, whole genome shotgun sequence DNA segment gggctggaagaaacacaaggtggaatcaagattgccgggagaaatatcaataacctcaggtatgcaggtgacaccacccttatggcagaaagtgaagaggaactaaaaagcctcttgatgaaagtgaaagaagagagtgaaaaagttggcttaaagctcaacattcagaaaatgaagatcatggcatctggtcccatcacttcatgggaaatagatggggaagcggtagaaacagtgtcaagctttatatttttgggctccaaaatcactgcagatggtgactgcagccatgaaattcaaagacacttagtccttggaagaaaagttatgaccaacctagatagcatattcaaaagcagagacattcctttgccgactaaggtccgtctagtcaaggctatggtttttcctgtggtcatgcatggatgtgagagttggactgtgaagaaggctgagcactgaagaattgatgcttttgaactgtggtgttggagaagactcttgagagttccttggactgcaaggagatccaaccagtccattctgaaggagatcaaccctgggatttctttggaaggaatgatgctaaacctgaaactccagtactttggccacctcatgcaaagagttgactcattggaaaagactctgatgctggcagggattggggacaggaggagaaggggacgacagaggatgagatggctggatggcatcactgagtcgatggacgtgagtctgagtgaactccgggagatggtgatggacagggaggcctggcgtgctgcaattcatggggtcgcaaagagctggacacgactgagtgactgaactgaactgaactgaaaatgttctCTTATATTTACCCACGTTGCTGGTTTTCATGTTTTGAATTTCCATCTTGTATAATTTCCTTTCAGGCCAAAGGAACTACACTACCATTTTTGTAGTGTGGTTTTGCTGGTGAATCAGTTCTCTTAGCTTCCTTTCATCTGCAAATGTCTGTTTTAGGTTCATTCCTAAAGTGTATTTTTGCTGAAAGTAGcatcttgagttttttttttttttttaacttcataggCCTGTGATTTCTTAATGTGTTAAATATGCAAGGTGGCCCAAGTCAATATTTTTGTGCATTTTTGGAGACCTAGGTTCCTCAGATTTGCCGTGTAGGTAACACATTCGTTGATGAGGAGGTGGAAGAGAAGGAGCAGATAAAGCTATGATGTTTTATGATTCTGTAGTAGTATAATATAGGACAGGGATTTTTAATGGCTCTCccttttgccttctccagaaggcaGGCTACGACTCATTGCTGTCCAGGCCTTCAGATCTCAGGTTGTGACCTCATATTCTCTGACATTTTACACCCTACCTATTGCAGTAATGCAAACTTATTTTCTATACATGCagtatttaaaatttctaaatcacTAAATTTTGGCGTAGGGCATCTTTATTTGTTAGTCACATAGTTGTTCACATTCTCTGTGTTCATAGAGGGTTTTTCTCATTATATGACAATTTTAGTGCAGATATTATGTATCTCGAAGATAACAATCCCTATTTTATGATATTTAGGTGGCTATCTTTTGTTGTAAGTTTAAAAATTGgtcattttatatactttttttgcCGTTAGTCCATTTTCATTGTTTAATAGTCTATGTTAAAACTATAAATTCTATTTGTTATCCTTACTaagtatataaaaaattttttagttgcataaaaggagaaactttttttttctttttcctcctttttttttttgaagttcctTTTTCATCATATTTTTCCTGTTAGCCATCTTACCTATATTTGTCTACAAGCCAGTGAGCGTACTAGTTTTCTTTGAAGCCTCGTGCCGTATAATCTTTATGTCTTCCTTGCTCGGGGGTgggtggcgggggtgggtggtggggagtgggTGTATGCAGCTTTTGAGGAAATCCAAGAGAATAAACACCAAAGCCAAGCCCTGTCAAAAAACTTCTGTGCAAACACTTggtcaaaattaaacaaaagctcTATGATtgaatattttccttcatttaataCAAATAAACCTGCTTTGTGCTGGTCTCACACACCATGAGATGGTCTCTGTGGGCACCTTACTTCACTAGAAATCTCTTCCAGGAGACCCAGCTGCACCTCTACCGTCAAGAAAGGTCTGAGAATTATGTTTCCAATGCTACTAGTTGATGCATCTCCAGAGCCCAAATGATCTGGAAGAGATTTCTAGTGAAGTAAGATGCCCACAGAGACCATCTCATGGTGTGTGACACAGTTCTAAAATGTTCGGATTCCTTGTCATTCTGATTGTTATGGCTTAACCCCAGAATTACTTGTTTTTCCACACACAACCATGCCTAAAACACACATTCCTTTCCCTAAGTGTGGGCAGCCTATTACTCTATGACAACATGTTTTTTAGATAAATAATGCTATCTGGAAACATTGGGGAAAAGACAGTAAATCTTAATTTAATTACATTTGTAAAGTCCATTTGAAATAAAGAATTTAGTGTTACCCATGTTATGATTTGCCCTCTTTAAGCTTaactaaaaattaactttttttgtaTTCATGGAGAGTAGTTTGAAGAGCTGGAAGATAAGAATATATGGCTTACATATACATGTTGAAGAGAAGTTGtagttataaaaatatacaattgtATAATTTTCTCATAACTTTAGAAATTTCAGTTTTAGTGAAATGGAAATCTCTATTCCCTGCTCtgtaaataaaaatgacattaaaatatttcaagttcATCTCAGAGGTAGCAGTTTGCAGTTCGACCTTTGGCATAAATCCTTTCTCACCTTAATTTGAGACTCACTTGAACCATAactgatatattttgaaatatgtttttttaGCATActaggtaaataaataataaaaggacatctattttagTTAAttatgaaaggcaaaggaaattgTTTTTAATCGAAGCTACTCTACAGGAAATCACTGACAGTTACATAGCTTGGTCTCTTAGTTGATCTTTGGTTATCAGTGAGTTAAGATAAGCGAACaagttgtgtttctttttttgaaaagtaactcCTGCCATAGTGAAAATAGCCTTTCCAGAGGACATGTCGTTTGTCTTGCAGTACTATAGACAGTGCCCGTGTAGCATGTGGGTCATGAGAAGACAGAGCTGTTTTGTCACATGAGAACTCGTATGTGAATTCTGGCTCCTCTTTTTGAGGGGTGCAGTACTGATGCTATTTGATGAGATGTATAATCAGAACTTTGACATTCATCAGCGGTTACCAAGAGCATCAGGGATCTGATGTGAAATGTAGCAGATTCACCACAAATCGGTTGATTATGTGGCTGTGCTTATGATGACTTCCTTACATACCCTGTTGAACTCACTGGtaactttttaaatgttctgCCCTGGGAAAGAGGAATCATACATTCTGTATAGGTTAAAAGTCTAGCAAAGATGATATGTAAAGTATTTTCTGAATTCTAAGGCAGTTCCCAAATATCTACTACTTAACAGAATAATTAGCTGGGCCTTAAACATGTGTTATGAAAGAAATGGCACATCTAACATAAGGCACTAGCAGGAGGGAACTGAAGAGCTGTTTTTGTATGAAGGGTGGAAACAGTTGAAAAAGCATGAAAAACTCAGTATTGCTTATTTGTCTGGAAATTAATGGGAGGAAAAAAGTCTGGCTGAAATTAtgtgtcttaaaaaaagaaattatacatctTATTATTGACAGGGAatacttttcagtttttttggatttttaagtggaaagaaaaaaaatcttggtaTGTGTAGGTCGGAAAACATCCGACTGTAAAAACAACTTGATAACTAATTTGATTGGTAGAGAGGGCAAGCAGGTCTgtacaatgcttttttttttttttttctaaacttacAGTCTAAGTCATACTGTCTCATCAAGATTACTGTTTGGGTTTTTCCCCCAAACTCAGTATAAGTGACAAAGTTCTCTCGTGCCTGCATCTTACCCATCTCCCAGATTCTTGAGAAAGAGAACGTCATAACAATTACCTCACTTAAGACAAATAGTCTTGACATCAtaaagttttctttctgtctgtgccTTAATCCAGGAATAAATATCCAGTGAATGATTCTCATTAGAGAGCTGACTAATAATCATTGTTGAAAGCGTGTAATTGAAGTGCACAGCAGTGTTAAATGTTTctggtttgctttctttttgtagAACACAAAGTAATTATAGTGGGACTGGATAACGCAGGGAAAACCACCATTCTTTATCAATTGTAAGTATGGGTGTTTAattaaacagtttttattttcaatattggaGCTAATTTTGTATAATTAATAAGAATGAGATGCCATTATAAGGGGAAAACTTAAACATATGGTTTTGTATTTAGCCAAACACAAAATTTATTAAGCAGTTTTTAAGGTAAATTTGCTGTATGTTTGCTACAACCTTCAAAAACACTCATTTTTTTCCagcctttaaaaaagaattaatattaaACTAAAAATAACTGAAGCACACATTCCTGTGAGGGAAGGATGGGATAAAGTACATTTTGCTGAGCTCTTCCCTCTCTGAAGTCCATGTGAATAGAATGATATATTAAAGCTATTATTGCTCTCCTGACTAACAGCTCAGGAATTGTTTAACATACCGAGACTTGTCaaatcaaaagaaatgaagatcacACCTGAAAATACTGCTTTAGCGGCTTGCAACAAGAGGCTTGAGACTTCCAGAGAAATACATTACTTTCAGGATATTTTAACAGCCCATCAATCCACTTGTCAGACTGCCTCCCATTATCCTCTCAGTGCCAATGCAGTGATCCTTGTTAAACAGTGGAAGTGGATCTGTGTCCTAGGcattttaacaaataattataaaatacagtGCTCCATTGTGTGCTTCTTGTCTCTTGCCGCCTCATCTTAAGTACATCAGCTGACAACTCTCCAGAAATACTTCACTTAAGCAATGCTTAGTGTTTTTTTTCAGCTGCTTTGCTGAAAAGCTACCAACTTACGGCTTCTTTCAGAGTTGAAtgactacttgtttttctttaaaacattcaTCCATTGGTCGTTATGTATGCCTTAGCCTTTGGACATTAGAAACAAACATTTTAGAAACCTGTCATCATTGAAGTAATTTTGCATATAGTTTCAAAAATCTGTACATTAAACCCAAAGGAGAATTACAAGCTTCTTCCAACGTAGTACTGACATATTATAGGCAGATAAATTTTGTTGAATTAATTGGTTAAtaggatgatgatgataatacacGTGATATGAACATCAGTATATTTTCATTTGCCCATCGACTATAGTTTTGGTTAATAGACATCTAGTaatctttatggctgagccaagTGTTAGCTTTCTCACGTAGACACTCTTTAAGATGATCTCAagcccttgtagctcagctggtaaagaatctgtccgcaatgcaggagacccgggtttgatccctgggttgggaagatcccctggagaaggaaatggcaacccactccagtattcttgcctggagaatcccatggacagaggagcctgccagactacagtctgtggggtcgcaagagtcagacatgacttagtgacttaaacaaCCACCATACTCGCACCCAGAACAGAATGGCACATCGACTGTAGTTTTAGTTAATAGACATCCAGTAATCTTTATGGCTGAACCATGTGTCAGTTTTCTCATGTAGacagtctttaaaaaatgatagccTACTTACTATTCGTTGGTTACTACTTTACAAGTATAGATGACACAGTCACCTAGAAATTTGCTCTTTCGGCCTAGGGGATTGGTTCTGCTCTAACTGATAAGAGGACATGGGACTGTTGGAATTCTGGCCACAAAAATGCACTTTCACTCCACGCAGTTGTGTCCAGATCAAGCCTGTAGTTTATTCTAAGAGCCAAAAAGCATTCCTTCAGTTGTTGTTTGTGTAGGTATTTGTTTGCACAAATGTTCTGcaaagttctatttttattgcTAGTGATTACCATCATTGGTACAAGTAAAAAAGGTGGATTCATATGAAAATACAGAGATAACAGTTGCTTTGGGTTCTCAAGATTTACAAGAGTTTTTATGGTGTCTGTCTTTTAACAGCTTAATGAATGAAGTGGTTCATACATCTCCAACCATAGGAAGCAATGTTGAAGAAATAGTTGTGAAGAACACTCATTTTCTTATGTGGGATATTGGTGGTCAAGAGTCACTTCGATCATCCTGGAACACGTATTACTCAAATACAGAGGTATACTGAGGTTACTTCTGAATTTGAATGAGAAGAACCAAAGAGTAAACCCAGAAAACAGATAGGCTGTACAGAAGGCATAGTGACAGTTCCCTTTTAATAACATTCTTTTTCTGTGAGGAATTGGAGGTTTTCAAATTAAAGAGGAAAGGCAAGTTGGAAGATTAGTGGGAGCTATCACTAGTGGAGTTTACTGTTGCTtggctctctcaattcatccttaGGCTAATACTGTAGTATCTCTATTGCTGGAGGACGTGGACACCAGGATAAGCTATATAACCTTTCCCAGCCTTACAAGAGGCTGTGGTTAGAGGGGAATACAATATTTTAAGCATAATTTAATACAGGAGTTTTAAATCACATGAATTGAACATTCACATTTTTGGtgagattatattttaaataaaaagcaaatgattTGCAAGCCATCCTCCCAGCATTCGCTGTCACTTATTTCATTATTTGAGTCAACCTAGGAAGCAAATCTGGAATAtcttttatatttgtgtttatttaatctttttagaggcaaattctttaaaaaaaaaaaaaagttcagtgcTATTGAGAGAGGTTTATCTTCAGGAATAGTAATGCACAATTGCATCCATAGTTTTTCTTTACAAAGAGGTACACCAAACCAGTTACTTTTTCTGTAATGAAACCTCttaaaaattgactttttttttgagaaggaGTTGCAGAGGAGGTGGGAGTATTGATGCAAGGAATTTTTGGTGAataatttgtctttaaaaaaaaaaaaaattcctctagatttataatataatagcctatgtgtatgtgtgtatatattctagTGCAGTGTGTGACTGGTCAAACCATGATGGCATATCATAGATATTTAGCAGTTGTAGTAgtgcttaattatttttatttgcaaggGGAGGATAGGTTGATAAGCTAATATTTATGGTTATAGGTTAGTTATAGTTCTACATAACATAGTAAATTAACATTCTGACACTAAAATGTGTTAGAATAAGGGAAGAACAACATTTTAACATAGCTGTAATTTCTTCAAAGCTCACAGTTAACTCCAAGTCTGAAAGGAGCAGTTACCTTTGGTGAATAGATCAAAGTTGGCTCCAGCTGATTCATATGTACTGATAACATTCCTAAATGAtagtttttcagtttgttgaCATAAAAAGACTTCACtaataatgtattattattaGTGACTCCACTTACATGAATTGTCCTTAGAAACTGTTTCTACAAGAATATCAAAATTACTACAGAGAACTTTTTTGGCCTTCCATGTAGCACAGTAGCATAGCACATAGCATTTGCAGTCTTAGATTCTTAGGTAGAGATTTTATCTACATAGTGATTTTTGTTCACTTTGTTCATCCTTCTTATCTTGCTTCTTAAATTGTTTACATGGAGGCGTCATTTAAAAGCTGAAATACCTCCATACAGTAAGTTACACAGTCATTGACTAATTTCTGACACCTTCCTTCTTTAACTTACAGAGTTGCTTCCCCGTATTCTGTCTATTCTGACTTGCccatatttcttatatttatccCCTGGTTTTAgatttccttttatctctttatAAGCTCTTGTTTGTGCTCGAATTgctctgtttgtttcttttccctaATTATAAGGTCATTTGGACAATATGACTCTACCCTTCCTGTGTTTTTGATTCCTCTTCTATAACCCTCAAAATATTtagtctcatttctttttcttctgtataaGATGTTCAGTTTAGGGGCCGTTTCTCATtgtatcttatttttcttatcaaagatgcttaattttaaatatgtaacaCACCTTTCTTTATTTACACCATAATCAATAGCTTTCTCCTGTTCTCTTAGAGTATTAGTAACATccaagtgtgtatatatatatttccatttaacaCATTTTTCTTGCCCTTCTATTGTtgatattttatgtaaaaatttttttttaagttttagtgaGTTATTTAAATtactattacttttttttaagactgtggctttcttttttaaaaataccttttactatttgcattttaaagtaaatcttaGTATATATATTAAGGGcatattatatatttcaaatatcacttaaaaaataaactgcatcgtggtttttatttattgaagttgtgagttatttttcttattaacatTTGGATTTTACTGCTTGATGTGATTCAGTATAATACAAATTCTTTATGATGAAAAAGACCAGTTTTGTAGTGATGATATTGCCATAGTAGAAAGTACTTCTAGCACTTGGAGTAGTTTTGCAGAAAACAGGAACATCCcattcaattttctttctttttgcttgtcTTCTAGTTCATCATTCTTGTGGTTGATAGCATTGACAGGGAACGACTAGCTATTAcgaaagaagaactatacagaatgTTGGCTCACGAggtaaattttgaaaacaaacagaaatggaGTAAGCTATCCATATACTGCTTTTGTGTTTTCACAAAGATTAATGAGCTCTGCTGTTGGTTATTTCTTCATTAACAAAGTTTTATATATCAAACTGATGAAAGTCATGAagtcaaaaaattttaatactttatcAAACTTAAGAAAACCTAACACATTAATCTGGAGACTGATGCTgttaattgaaaataattttcacagtTAAAACTACTTGTTCATACCTTAAAAAGTCTGATGAATTGTGGCGAGAGGATGGAAAATTTAAGATCTTTTCCTCTCTATAGTTTATaatgggctaccctggtggcttggtggtaaagaaccctcctgccaatgcaggaggtgaaggttaatctctgggtcaggaaggtcccctggcagaggaaatggcagcccaatccagtattctcttgcctggaaaatcccatggacaaaggaacctggcaggctacaatccatggggtcgcttaatTCTAAATAGTTCATATATACAGAAGACTTAGAAAGTAAAACATTTACGTAGCTACCACTCAATATAAGATGTTAAATACCTTATGAGATCTCTCCAATCtgattttcttcccttctctctgagAGGATCCTGAAAGATTACACCATTCTAAAAGTAGTGAATTTTATGCATATTATTACTGTGCACATTATTACTTCAATTTTATGTACCCATCAACAACTATATAGTATTTTACTCTAAGTATATATACTACACTTGATCTGTTCTTCTGTTAATGAACATTGAAGTTACTTCCAGTGTTTCCAGTTCTGCAGTGAACGTTAATCAATGAGCTTCGGTTGGACAGACTAATTAGCAGTATTGCCCACCCCTCACCTTCAGTACTCTCCTTTAAATCCTGGAGAGATTGTATAGTATACTATATTCACCTACTAGAATATTGCTCAGAtaattttaagtcattatttCGGATTCAGGTTTATGTTACTTTTAGCTTGACCCATTTGGaccaacaacagaaaaataacttttaatatcCAGCTTATATTAGTTTAATGTCTTTTTTAGAGTGAATCATTAAATCATGGTTCTTTgacatcattttttatttcaacaaaacttttaaatgatTAGTGCCTGATTATTTTAAAGTACAGAGATTTCATTAGAATTGTTCCATAGGGCCTATTCTACCCTCCTGCTCCATTagttttcttttgaattgtgatatttgacatattataaatatttcattgggggagaatagatacatgtatatatatgactgagtccctttgttgtccacctgaaactatcacagcattattcattgcctgtactccaatataaaattaaaacgttaataaaatatttcatgttgATTGCAGGATTTACGGAAGGCCGCAGTCCTTATCTTTGCCAATAAACAGGATATGAAAGGGTGTATGACAGCAGCTGAAATCTCTAAATACCTCACCCTCAGCTCAATTAAGGATCATCCATGGCACATTCAGTCCTGCTGTGCTTTAACAGGAGAAGGGTGAGTATGTGACTTCTTTCAAATTTCTTACAAGTGTGTTCCACCAACTTGCTTTCTTCTTTGAATCCTGTTCCATTTTTGTTCTTATGGTGACTCAGGTTGAAAGAATTTGACTCAATTGCTACTGTTAAATTACAATTTAACTAAGTTACCAACAATTTTTTTGGTAACGTTTAGTGTAAATGGAATGTTTTACCAAAAAGGGGGCAAGAACAAACTTTTGAAGAAAGTGTTTACAATCTAGATTTTCAGTTGTTGTTCATTTCTTACTTGTGTCATTCATTAACTGGGAGAAATCTAATGTAACCGGAATAAAAGAGGAGACGTCAAAGAAATTAAGTCTAAACTCCCAGCTTTCCACAAGAGTGCATgtctttcttggagaaggcaatggcacaccactccagtactcttgcctggaaaatcccatggatggaggagcctggtgggctgcagtccatggggtcgccaggagtcagacacaactgagtgacttcactttcacttttcactttcatgcattggagaaggaaatggcaacccactccagtgttcttgcctggagaatcccagggatgggggagcctggtgggctgccgtctctggggtcgcaccgagttggacacgactgaagtgacttagcagcagcagcagcatgtctttcTTATCAGGAGTCATTTTGGGAGGCACACTTGTAAACAATGAACAATTAAGAAAAATGCCATTCTAATGTATTCCTCCTTTTCTAAGAACTTACATTTAGACATAGTAGGCTGAGGAGAACCCATTGTATTATATATGGACTACCCAGTTTATTTCTAGGAACTTCTA contains these protein-coding regions:
- the ARL5B gene encoding ADP-ribosylation factor-like protein 5B, with the translated sequence MMGLIFAKLWSLFCNQEHKVIIVGLDNAGKTTILYQFLMNEVVHTSPTIGSNVEEIVVKNTHFLMWDIGGQESLRSSWNTYYSNTEFIILVVDSIDRERLAITKEELYRMLAHEDLRKAAVLIFANKQDMKGCMTAAEISKYLTLSSIKDHPWHIQSCCALTGEGLCQGLEWMTSRIGVR